One genomic region from Prunus persica cultivar Lovell chromosome G3, Prunus_persica_NCBIv2, whole genome shotgun sequence encodes:
- the LOC18788103 gene encoding pentatricopeptide repeat-containing protein At2g31400, chloroplastic: MASTPPHCSITATKPYQTHRYPQNQHLKSQRQSRQSNQWTKQQVSLPKPLPLPSQAPRTAAKTPTATPTSSFSSLCPLPHPKSDLVTAFSGRRSTRFVSKMHLGRPKTTMGSYRSPLAEEALHQAVQFGNDDLALDDILLSFHSRLCGSDDYTFLFRELGNRGECWKAIRCFEFAVRREKRRTEQGKLASSMISTLGRLGKVELAKNVFQTAVNEGYGKTVYTYSALITAYGRNGYCEEAIRVFESMKDSGLKPNLVTYNAVIDAYGKGGVEFKRVVEIFNEMLRNGEQPDRITYNSLLAVCSRGGLWEMARNLFSEMVDRGIDQDIYTYNTLIDAICKGGQMDLAYQIMSEMPSKNILPNVVTYSTIIDGYAKAGRLEDALSLFNEMKFLAIGLDRVLYNTLLSLYGKLGRFEDALKVCKEMESVGIAKDVVSYNALLGGYGKQGKYDDAKRMYNQMKEERVSPNILTYSTLIDVYSKGGLYMEAMKVFREFKQAGLKADVVLYSELVNALCKNGLVESAVLLLDEMTKEGIRPNVVTYNSIIDAFGRSATTECAADAAGGGIVLQTESSSSVSEGDAIGIQVGDRGDNRFMKMFGQLAAEKAGYAKTDRKVRQEILCILGIFQKMHELDIKPNVVTFSAILNACSRCNSFEDASMLLEELRLFDNKVYGVAHGLLMGYRDNVWVKAESLFDEVKQMDSSTASAFYNALTDMLWHYGQKQGAQLVVLEGKRRNVWESVWSNSCLDLHLMSSGAARAMVHAWLLNIRSIVFEGQQLPNLLSILTGWGKHSKVVGDSTLRRAIEALLTSMGAPFRVAKCNLGRFISTGSMAAAWLRESGTLEVLVLHDDRTCPKSADLEQTSNLQALAL; encoded by the exons ATGGCTTCAACGCCTCCACACTGTTCAATCACAGCGACAAAGCCGTATCAAACCCACCGATACCCACAAAACCAGCACCTGAAATCTCAGCGCCAGAGCCGCCAAAGCAATCAATGGACGAAGCAACAAGTTTCCCTCCCAAAGCCTTTGCCTTTACCATCCCAAGCACCACGCACTGCCGCAAAAACACCCACTGCCACACCCACTTCctccttttcctctctctgCCCTCTCCCTCATCCAAAATCCGATCTTGTCACCGCTTTTTCGGGCCGCCGCTCCACACGATTCGTCTCCAAAATGCACTTGGGCCGCCCCAAAACTACCATGGGATCCTACCGCTCTCCGCTCGCCGAGGAGGCCCTGCACCAAGCCGTCCAATTCGGTAATGACGATCTTGCTCTTGATGATATTTTGCTTAGTTTTCACTCCAGGCTTTGCGGGTCTGATGATTACACTTTTTTATTTCGAGAGCTTGGGAATAGAGGAGAGTGTTGGAAAGCGATTCGGTGCTTTGAGTTTGCAGTGAGGCGTGAGAAAAGGAGAACTGAGCAGGGGAAATTGGCTAGTTCTATGATTAGTACTCTTGGTAGGTTAGGAAAGGTTGAGCTTGCTAAGAATGTGTTTCAAACGGCTGTTAATGAGGGGTATGGAAAGACTGTTTATACGTATTCAGCGTTGATTACCGCTTATGGGCGAAATGGGTATTGTGAGGAGGCTATCAGAGTGTTTGAGTCGATGAAAGATTCGGGCTTGAAGCCGAATTTGGTTACTTACAATGCAGTGATTGATGCGTATGGAAAAGGGGGAGTGGAGTTTAAGAGGGTAGTGGAGATTTTCAATGAGATGCTGAGAAATGGGGAGCAACCGGATCGAATCACTTATAATTCACTCCTAGCGGTTTGTAGTCGAGGCGGGCTGTGGGAGATGGCTCGAAACTTGTTTAGTGAAATGGTGGATAGAGGAATTGATCAGGATATTTATACGTATAATACCCTTATAGATGCGATTTGTAAAGGTGGGCAGATGGATTTGGCATATCAGATTATGTCCGAGATGCcttcaaaaaatattttgccCAATGTGGTCACTTATAGTACTATTATTGATGGGTATGCTAAGGCTGGTAGATTAGAAGATGCACTAagtttatttaatgaaatgaAGTTTTTGGCCATTGGTCTGGATAGAGTTCTGTATAATACATTGCTTTCACTTTATGGGAAGCTTGGTAGGTTCGAAGATGCTTTGAAGGTTTGCAAGGAAATGGAAAGTGTTGGGATTGCCAAGGATGTTGTATCTTATAATGCACTTCTTGGTGGGTATGGGAAGCAAGGGAAGTATGATGACGCTAAAAGAATGTACAATCAGATGAAAGAAGAACGTGTATCACCAAACATATTAACTTATTCAACATTGATTGATGTGTATTCAAAAGGTGGTTTGTATATGGAGGCAATGAAGGTTTTTAGAGAGTTTAAGCAGGCAGGGCTGAAGGCTGATGTTGTGCTTTATAGTGAACTTGTCAATGCTTTGTGCAAAAATGGACTGGTGGAATCTGCTGTTTTGTTGCTTGATGAGATGACCAAGGAAGGGATTCGACCTAATGTTGTCACTTATAATTCAATAATTGATGCTTTTGGTCGGTCAGCAACAACAGAATGTGCAGCTGATGCTGCTGGTGGCGGCATTGTGCTACAGACAGAATCTTCATCTTCAGTTTCTGAAGGGGATGCCATTGGGATTCAGGTGGGAGATAGGGGGGATAACAGATTTATGAAGATGTTTGGGCAACTTGCTGCTGAGAAAGCAGGTTATGCAAAAACAGATAGGAAGGTTAGACAAGAAATCTTGTGCATTCTGGGCATCTTTCAGAAGATGCATGAGCTAGACATCAAACCAAACGTTGTCACATTTTCTGCCATTTTAAATGCCTGCAG CCGTTGTAATTCTTTTGAAGATGCTTCAATGTTATTGGAGGAACTCCGGTTGTTTGATAACAAAGTTTACGGTGTTGCCCACGGACTTCTCATGGGCTACAGGGATAATGTATGGGTTAAAGCTGAGtctctgtttgatgaagttaaGCAGATGGACTCTTCAACTGCATCTGCGTTCTATAATGCTCTGACCGACATGCTATGGCACTACGGACAG aaacaAGGGGCGCAACTGGTTGTGCTTGAAGGGAAGCGCCGAAATGTATGGGAGAGTGTGTGGTCGAATTCATGCTTGGATTTGCATTTAATGTCTTCTGGGGCTGCCCGGGCAATGGTTCATGCATGGTTGCTCAATATACGCTCTATAGTGTTTGAAGGCCAACAACTGCCGAACCTGTTAag CATTTTGACAGGGTGGGGCAAACATAGCAAAGTAGTAGGTGACAGCACCTTAAGACGAGCTATTGAGGCGCTTCTTACCAGCATGGGTGCACCCTTTCGGGTTGCCAAGTGTAACTTGGGTAGGTTTATATCAACGGGATCCATGGCTGCTGCCTGGTTAAGAGAATCCGGCACACTGGAGGTGCTTGTTCTTCACGATGACAGGACTTGCCCAAAAAGTGCAGATTTGGAGCAAACCTCCAATTTGCAAGCCCTCGCCTTGTAG
- the LOC18788085 gene encoding nodal modulator 1, with amino-acid sequence MSIKDASLLLFFVAISWVSTSFADSIHGCGGFVEASSSLIKARKPTDAKLDYSHITVELRTVDGLLKDSTQCAPNGYYFIPVYDKGSFVIKINGPEGWSWNPEKVPVVVDHTGCNGSEDINFRFTGFSISGRVVGAVGGGSCSVKNGGPSNIEVELLSDTGDVVSSVPTSAGGNYLFKNIIPGNYELRSSHPDLKVEIRGSTEVKLGFGNGVVDDIFYVPGYDIRGFVVSQGNPILGVHVYLYSDDVLEVDCPQGSGIASGMRKALCHAVSDAHGMFVFRSIPCGTYELIPYYKGENTVFDVSPPVMSVTVEHQHVTVPQKFQVTGFSVGGRVVDGNDVGVEGVRIIVDGHERSITDKQGYYKLDQVTSNRYAIEATKEHYKFSSLNDYLVLPNMASVVDIKAVSYDVCGVVQMTSSGYKAKVALTHGPENVKPQVKQTDGSGSFCFEVPPGEYRLSALAASPESASGLMFLPSYIDVVVKSPLLDVKFSQALVNVRGTVACKEKCGASVSVTLVSLAGKRNEERTVSLTDKSSEFLFQNVIPGKYRFEVKHNSEEPAAVEDNWCWEQSFIDVDVGLDDVKGIEFVQKGYWVNAISTHDVDAYMTLPDGSSVNLKIKKGSQNICVEYPGVHELHFVNSCVFFGSLSIEIDTLNPSPIYLKGQKYLLKGQISVASSSFDGFNELPENFIVDILSSGGSIIDGTTARLTSSENDQSAAVYEYSVWANLEEKLTFVPRDSRNNEMGKILFYPKQHHVVVTNDGCQASILPFSGRLGLYIKGSVSPPLSDVHIKILAAGDSRIAQLKDGELVLETTTGKDGSFVGGPLYDEITYSVEASKPGYHLKKVGPHSFSCQKLGQISVNIYSKDDAKEPIPSVLLSLSGDDGYRNNSVSGAGGTFLFNNLFPGTFYLRPLLKEFAFSPPALAIDLGSGESREAVFQATRVAYSAMGVVTLLSGQPKEGVLVEARSESKGFYEETVTDSSGSYRLRGLLPDTTYVIKVVKKDGLGSAKIERASPESVTVKVGYEDIKALDFLVFEQPETTILSCHVEGKRIEELHSHLLVEIKSSSDVSRIESVFPLPLSNFFQVKDLPKGKHLLQLRSSLPSSSHKFESEIIEVDLEKHTHIHVGPLRYMFKEDHHKQDLTPAPVFPLIVGVLVIALFVSIPRLKDLYEATVGIPTPGFTTTAKKEVRRPILRRKAY; translated from the exons ATGTGCTCCAAATGGTTACTACTTCATTCCCGTATATGACAAG ggttcttttgtaattaaaatcAATGGGCCAGAAGGATGGTCATGGAACCCAGAAAAg GTTCCTGTTGTTGTTGATCATACTGGCTGCAATGGTAGTGAAGATATTAATTTTCGGTTTACAGG GTTCTCAATTTCTGGTAGAGTCGTGGGAGCTGTTGGCGGAGGGAGCTGTTCTGTTAAAAATGGAGGTCCTTCAAATATTGAAGTTGAACTTTTGTCTGATACTGGTGATGTTGTTTCTTCTGTTCCAACATCAGCAGGGGGGAATTACTTGTTCAAAAATATTATTCCAG GAAACTATGAACTACGTTCTTCACATCCTGACTTGAAAGTTGAAATTAGAGGTTCAACAGAG GTGAAATTGGGGTTTGGAAATGGCGTAGTTGACGACATTTTCTATGTCCCTGGGTATGATATTCGTGGATTTGTTGTTTCTCAG gGAAATCCAATATTGGGAGTTCATGTTTATTTATACTCGGATGACGTCTTAGAGGTAGACTGTCCCCAAGGTTCTGGTATTGCTTCTGGAATGAGGAAGGCCCTCTGCCATGCTGTATCTGATGCTCATGGGATGTTCGTGTTTAGATCGATACCTTGTG GAACATACGAGCTCATACCTTACTACAAGGGGGAAAATACAGTATTTGATGTTTCACCTCCTGTCATGTCAGTAACTGTGGAGCATCAACATGTGACAGTTCCCCAAAAGTTCCAG GTCACTGGATTTTCTGTTGGTGGCCGTGTTGTTGACGGAAATGATGTAGGTGTTGAAGGTGTTAGAATCATAGTTGATGGTCATGAAAGGTCCATCACTGACAAACAAGGGTATTACAAGCTTGACCAG GTTACTTCCAATCGCTATGCAATAGAAGCCACAAAAGAGCATTACAAGTTCAGCAGTTTGAATGATTATTTG GTATTACCGAACATGGCTtcagttgtggatattaaagCAGTTTCCTATGATGTCTGTGGTGTGGTTCAGATGACTAGTTCTGGTTACAAGGCAAAG GTAGCTTTGACTCATGGCCCTGAAAATGTCAAACCTCAAGTGAAGCAGACTGATGGAAGTGGAAGTTTCTGCTTTGAG GTTCCACCTGGTGAATATCGTTTATCTGCTTTAGCAGCTTCGCCTGAGAGTGCTTCTGGTCTAATGTTTTTGCCATCTTATATCGATGTTGTGGTCAAAAGTCCATTATTGGACGTGAAATTTTCTCAG GCATTGGTCAATGTGCGTGGTACTGTAGCCTGCAAGGAGAAGTGTGGTGCTTCTGTTTCCGTTACCCTTGTTAGTTTAGCTGGTAAACGAAATGAAGAGAGGACTGTTAGTTTGACTGATAAGAGTAGTGAATTTCTCTTTCAAAACGTCATCCCTGGGAAATACAGATTTGAG GTCAAACACAATTCAGAAGAACCTGCAGCTGTAGAAGATAATTGGTGCTGGGAGCAAAGTTTCATTGATGTGGATGTTGGTCTTGACGACGTAAAAGGAATTGAATTTGTTCAAAAAGGTTACTGGGTCAATGCCATTTCCACCCATGATGTAGATGCTTATATGACTCTACCAGATGGTTCATCtgttaatttgaaaattaag AAAGGTTCTCAGAATATTTGTGTAGAATATCCTGGAGTGCATGAACTTCATTTTGTCAACTCGTGTGTTTTCTTTGGGAGCTTATCAATTGAGATTGATACATTAAACCCATCG CCTATTTATCTGAAAGGACAAAAGTATCTTCTTAAAGGACAAATCAGTGTTGCTTCAAGCTCGTTTGATGGTTTCAATGAGCTACCTGAGAATTTCATTGTCGACATTCTAAGTAGTGGGGGCAGTATTATAGATGGGACCACAGCTAGACTTACTTCCAGTGAAAATGACCAAAGTGCTGCTGTGTATGAATATTCTGTATGGGCCAATCTCGAAGAAAAACTTACCTTCGTTCCTCGGGATTCAAG AAATAATGAGATGGGGAAGATCTTGTTTTATCCCAAACAACATCAT GTCGTAGTTACAAATGATGGTTGTCAAGCTTCAATCCTTCCATTCTCTGGTCGATTGGGTTTATATATTAAAGGATCAGTCTCTCCCCCTCTTTCTGATGTTCATATTAAGATTCTGGCTGCTGGAGATAGCCGCATTGCTCAACTTAAGGACGGTGAATTAGTACTTGAAACTACTACGGGAAAGGATGGTTCCTTTGTTGGGGGTCCTTTATATGATGAAATAACATACAGTGTTGAGGCTTCCAAG CCTGGCTATCATTTGAAAAAAGTTGGCCCTCATTCCTTTTCTTGTCAGAAGCTTGGCCAAATTTCCgtaaatatatattctaaaGATGATGCTAAAGAGCCTATTCCTTCAGTGTTATTATCTTTGAGTGGCGATGATGGCTACAGAAACAACTCAGTATCTGGAGCTGGTGGAACCTTCCTCTTTAACAACTTATTTCCTGGGACTTTCTATCTCCGTCCTCTGCTGAAG GAGTTTGCTTTTTCCCCTCCAGCACTGGCGATTGATCTTGGTTCTGGGGAGTCTAGAGAAGCTGTTTTCCAGGCTACTCGAGTGGCTTACAG TGCCATGGGTGTGGTCACTTTGTTGTCTGGCCAACCAAAAGAAGGTGTGTTAGTTGAAGCCAGATCAGAATCAAAGGGCTTTTACGAGGAAACAGTGACTGATTCATCTGGAAGTTATCGTTTGAGAGGACTCCTTCCTGACACAACCTATGTAATCAAAGTAGTAAAAAAAGATGGTTTGGGTAGCGCTAAAATTGAGCGTGCATCACCAGAATCTGTTACTGTCAAG GTTGGCTACGAGGATATCAAAGCATTAGATTTTCTGGTCTTTGAACAGCCAGAGACAACTATTTTAAGTTGCCACGTTGAAGGAAAGAGAATAGAGGAACTGCATTCACATCTACTTGTGGAAATCAAATCATCTAGTGATGTTTCTCGGATTGAGTCTGtctttcctcttcctctttccAACTTTTTCCAGGTGAAGGACTTACCTAAGGGTAAGCACCTTCTGCAGCTCCGGTCTAGTCTTCCATCAAGCAGCCACAAGTTTGAATCTGAGATTATCGAAGTCGATTTAGAGAAGCACACTCATATACATGTTGGCCCACTTAGATACATGTTTAAAGAGGATCACCACAAACAG GATTTGACTCCAGCACCAGTTTTCCCTCTTATTGTTGGAGTCTTAGTGATTGCTCTGTTTGTCAGTATTCCAAG GTTGAAGGATTTATATGAAGCCACGGTGGGAATACCAACACCCGGATTCACTACAACTGCAAAGAAGGAAGTGCGGAGGCCAATTTTGAGAAGGAAGGCTTACTGA